One genomic segment of Anguilla anguilla isolate fAngAng1 chromosome 2, fAngAng1.pri, whole genome shotgun sequence includes these proteins:
- the LOC118219761 gene encoding uncharacterized protein LOC118219761, which produces MSVVEGEVFHAECILNKRPKQGKFEYLVKRRGLPSKEQEKGIILCKYGKKPRGRPRKIVELVSATTESSSALLSLDDDISPKMVKPDCHTCESHPVQQKTAQTVVAREEAMKRKHGRKALPPEQRAPKLLKPPSKALPRQPKPAIKKPLLPDCFTGISRSPRDLVGVPSGQSSGSSGQGRGASQPSAGSLNERQTTKKSKELPVELRDKIVERHISGEGYKKISKSLSISSSTVRSIILKWKVHRTTETLPRSGCPSKLSNQAKSRLVREATARPTVTLKELKSSIAEMGENVSESTISRSLHKAGLYCKVAKRKVQTKGRCPMQSQQGVSPSQYRPYSDVLWWEHYVKEILLSNKNKEASQE; this is translated from the exons ATGAGTGTGGTCGAGGGAGAGGTTTTTCATGCGGAATGCATCCTCAACAAACGACCAAAACAG GGCAAGTTTGAATATCTGGTGAAGCGAAGAGGACTGCCATCCAA GGAACAAGAGAAGGGAATTATTTTATGCAAGTATGGCAAAAAACCAAGGGGGCGGCCACGAAAAATTGTG GAATTGGTTTCAGCAACAACAGAATCAAGCAGTGCCTTATTATCCCTCGATGATGATATCAGTCCCAAAATGGTGAAGCCAGACTGTCACACATGTGAGTCTCACCCTGTTCAGCAGAAGACAGCACAGACCGTGGTGGCTAGGGAGGAGGCAATGAAGAGAAAACATGGGAGGAAAGCACTGCCTCCAGAGCAGAGAGCTCCAAAGCTCTTAAAACCTCCTTCTAAAGCTTTGCCCAGGCAACCCAAACCAGCCATCAAAAAGCCACTTCTTCCAGACTGCTTCACAGGCATAAGCCGAAGCCCCAGGGACCTTGTTGGTGTGCCGAGTGGACAGTCTAGTGGCAGCAGTGGTCAGGGCCGAGGTGCTTCCCAGCCATCAGCAGGATCTCTAAATGAGCGACAGACAACTAAGAAGAGCAAGGAGCTTCCAGTAGAGCTCAGGGATAAAATTGTAGAAAGACATATTTCAGGAGAAGGGTATAAAAAAATTTCGAAGTCACTGAGCATCTCTTCCAGCACAGTCAGATCGATCATTCTGAAGTGGAAGGTGCATCGTACCACTGAGACACTGCCTAGATCAGGCTGCCCCTCCAAACTGAGTAACCAGGCAAAGAGCAGACTGGTAAGGGAAGCCACTGCGAGACCAACGGTGACTTTGAAAGAGCTAAAGAGTTCAATCGCTGAGATGGGGGAAAATGTGAGTGAGTCAACGATATCCCGCTCACTCCACAAAGCTGGCCTGTACTGCAAAGTGGCAAAAAGGAAAGTGCAAACCAAAGGAAGGTGTCCGATGCAAAGCCAGCAGGGCGTGTCGCCCAGTCAGTACCGTCCATACAGTGACGTGTTGTGGTGGGAACATTATGTTAAGGAGATTCTTCTTAGCAACAAGAACAAGGAAGCTTCTCAGGAATGA
- the LOC118219551 gene encoding chromobox protein homolog 2-like isoform X1 — protein sequence MSAVGGQVFDAECILSKRPKKGKFEYLVKWRGWSSKHNSWEPEENILDPRLLAAFHKRCISLTSDIEQEKEISLSKHGKRPRGRPRKIAELVPAATKSSGSSSSSNSSLFSSASSDDDNISAKKVKPGSRTCDSRPVPQKKPQTVVTREEPVKKKRGRKALPPELNTRKQSERAKMLLTAPSKALPREPKPATKKPLQPASFTYPGMSRSSRDLLGVPSSGSFTQGAIGKSCLNPTGSTRSMTTAIPSLGRFAQSRSSSDFKLSISDISSSAGLDLKNTASKSLGVAALNLYNSEQCSSSVGQGQGTPQAPAGSLNGQQKQTVSGQMLIQQVSNGKPAGLSSRSQAHSLEALNLQCVNKPTQGSYPAGKGSAAGSTLQSAARPAQNAAAGNDNQTRSFVKNLSTSSSTLSVNIQPETGKPKERSNEGTVREALPKRTERVPAKRREDASLSKDGGEPGKVPSQMSTGEVGNRSGSDRPDPSPNGGQSMSVSVLTNQDWKPTRSLIEHVFVTDITANLVTVTVKESLTSVGFFGNCNSMS from the exons ATGAGTGCTGTTGGGGGACAGGTTTTTGACGCGGAATGCATCCTCAGCAAACGACCAAAAAAG GGAAAATTCGAGTATCTGGTGAAGTGGCGAGGGTGGTCATCCAA ACATAATAGCTGGGAGCCTGAGGAAAACATCCTTGATCCACGACTATTGGCTGCGTTCCATAAGAGGTGTATTTCTCTCACCTCTGACAT tgaacaggaaaaggaaattaGTTTATCCAAACATGGCAAAAGACCAAGAGGGCGGCCACGAAAAATTGCG GAATTGGTTCCAGCAGCGACAAAATCAAGCGGATCATCATCGTCATCTAACTCTTCCTTATTTTCCTCAGCCTCCTCTGATGATGATAATATCAGTGCCAAAAAGGTGAAGCCAGGTTCTCGCACATGTGATTCTCGCCCTGTTCCGCAGAAGAAACCACAGACTGTGGTGACCAGGGAGGAGCCAGTGAAGAAAAAACGTGGGAGGAAAGCACTGCCTCCAGAGCTCAATACACGCAAACAGAGCGAGAGAGCTAAAATGCTCTTAACAGCCCCTTCTAAAGCTTTGCCAAGGGAACCCAAACCTGCCACCAAAAAGCCATTACAACCAGCCAGCTTCACCTACCCAGGCATGAGCCGGAGCTCCAGGGACCTCTTGGGTGTGCCGAGCAGTGGGTCCTTCACACAGGGTGCCATTGGTAAAAGCTGCCTGAACCCCACAGGGTCCACACGCAGCATGACCACAGCCATCCCTTCCCTCGGCAGATTTGCTCAGAGCAGGAGCTCCTCAGACTTCAAACTCTCAATCTCTGACATCAGCAGCAGTGCAGGACTGGACTTGAAGAACACTGCTTCAAAATCCCTTGGAGTGGCAGCACTTAATTTATACAATTCCGAACAGTGCAGCAGCAGTGTTGGGCAGGGCCAGGGCACTCCCCAGGCACCTGCAGGTTCTTTGAATGGGCAACAGAAGCAGACTGTTTCAGGGCAGATGCTCATACAGCAGGTGTCCAATGGTAAGCCGGCAGGCCTGTCCAGCAGGAGCCAGGCCCACAGCCTGGAGGCCCTCAACCTGCAGTGTGTCAACAAACCCACACAGGGTAGTTATCCGGCAGGCAAGGGGTCTGCTGCAGGGTCAACCCTTCAGAGTGCTGCAAGACCTGCACAGAATGCAGCGGCAGGAAACGATAACCAGACACGCAGCTTTGTGAAAAATCTGTCCACTTCAAGCAGCACGCTGTCCGTGAACATCCAGCCAGAAACTGGGAAGCCCAAAGAAAGGAGCAACGAGGGTACAGTAAGGGAGGCACTCCCTAAGAGGACAGAAAGGGTCCCTGCTAAGAGAAGAGAGGATGCATCATTGTCCAAGGATGGAGGCGAGCCAGGAAAGGTCCCGAGTCAAATGAGCACTGGGGAGGTGGGGAATCGCTCCGGCTCAGACCGACCAGACCCCTCTCCCAATGGGGGCCagagcatgtctgtgtctgtactgactAATCAGGACTGGAAGCCTACGCGTAGCCTGATTGAGCACGTATTTGTCACAGACATCACTGCCAACTTGGTCACAGTGACAGTAAAGGAGTCACTGACCAGTGTGGGCTTTTTTGGGAACTGTAACAGCATGAGTTGA
- the LOC118219551 gene encoding chromobox protein homolog 2-like isoform X2, with amino-acid sequence MSAVGGQVFDAECILSKRPKKGKFEYLVKWRGWSSKHNSWEPEENILDPRLLAAFHKSEQEKEISLSKHGKRPRGRPRKIAELVPAATKSSGSSSSSNSSLFSSASSDDDNISAKKVKPGSRTCDSRPVPQKKPQTVVTREEPVKKKRGRKALPPELNTRKQSERAKMLLTAPSKALPREPKPATKKPLQPASFTYPGMSRSSRDLLGVPSSGSFTQGAIGKSCLNPTGSTRSMTTAIPSLGRFAQSRSSSDFKLSISDISSSAGLDLKNTASKSLGVAALNLYNSEQCSSSVGQGQGTPQAPAGSLNGQQKQTVSGQMLIQQVSNGKPAGLSSRSQAHSLEALNLQCVNKPTQGSYPAGKGSAAGSTLQSAARPAQNAAAGNDNQTRSFVKNLSTSSSTLSVNIQPETGKPKERSNEGTVREALPKRTERVPAKRREDASLSKDGGEPGKVPSQMSTGEVGNRSGSDRPDPSPNGGQSMSVSVLTNQDWKPTRSLIEHVFVTDITANLVTVTVKESLTSVGFFGNCNSMS; translated from the exons ATGAGTGCTGTTGGGGGACAGGTTTTTGACGCGGAATGCATCCTCAGCAAACGACCAAAAAAG GGAAAATTCGAGTATCTGGTGAAGTGGCGAGGGTGGTCATCCAA ACATAATAGCTGGGAGCCTGAGGAAAACATCCTTGATCCACGACTATTGGCTGCGTTCCATAAGAG tgaacaggaaaaggaaattaGTTTATCCAAACATGGCAAAAGACCAAGAGGGCGGCCACGAAAAATTGCG GAATTGGTTCCAGCAGCGACAAAATCAAGCGGATCATCATCGTCATCTAACTCTTCCTTATTTTCCTCAGCCTCCTCTGATGATGATAATATCAGTGCCAAAAAGGTGAAGCCAGGTTCTCGCACATGTGATTCTCGCCCTGTTCCGCAGAAGAAACCACAGACTGTGGTGACCAGGGAGGAGCCAGTGAAGAAAAAACGTGGGAGGAAAGCACTGCCTCCAGAGCTCAATACACGCAAACAGAGCGAGAGAGCTAAAATGCTCTTAACAGCCCCTTCTAAAGCTTTGCCAAGGGAACCCAAACCTGCCACCAAAAAGCCATTACAACCAGCCAGCTTCACCTACCCAGGCATGAGCCGGAGCTCCAGGGACCTCTTGGGTGTGCCGAGCAGTGGGTCCTTCACACAGGGTGCCATTGGTAAAAGCTGCCTGAACCCCACAGGGTCCACACGCAGCATGACCACAGCCATCCCTTCCCTCGGCAGATTTGCTCAGAGCAGGAGCTCCTCAGACTTCAAACTCTCAATCTCTGACATCAGCAGCAGTGCAGGACTGGACTTGAAGAACACTGCTTCAAAATCCCTTGGAGTGGCAGCACTTAATTTATACAATTCCGAACAGTGCAGCAGCAGTGTTGGGCAGGGCCAGGGCACTCCCCAGGCACCTGCAGGTTCTTTGAATGGGCAACAGAAGCAGACTGTTTCAGGGCAGATGCTCATACAGCAGGTGTCCAATGGTAAGCCGGCAGGCCTGTCCAGCAGGAGCCAGGCCCACAGCCTGGAGGCCCTCAACCTGCAGTGTGTCAACAAACCCACACAGGGTAGTTATCCGGCAGGCAAGGGGTCTGCTGCAGGGTCAACCCTTCAGAGTGCTGCAAGACCTGCACAGAATGCAGCGGCAGGAAACGATAACCAGACACGCAGCTTTGTGAAAAATCTGTCCACTTCAAGCAGCACGCTGTCCGTGAACATCCAGCCAGAAACTGGGAAGCCCAAAGAAAGGAGCAACGAGGGTACAGTAAGGGAGGCACTCCCTAAGAGGACAGAAAGGGTCCCTGCTAAGAGAAGAGAGGATGCATCATTGTCCAAGGATGGAGGCGAGCCAGGAAAGGTCCCGAGTCAAATGAGCACTGGGGAGGTGGGGAATCGCTCCGGCTCAGACCGACCAGACCCCTCTCCCAATGGGGGCCagagcatgtctgtgtctgtactgactAATCAGGACTGGAAGCCTACGCGTAGCCTGATTGAGCACGTATTTGTCACAGACATCACTGCCAACTTGGTCACAGTGACAGTAAAGGAGTCACTGACCAGTGTGGGCTTTTTTGGGAACTGTAACAGCATGAGTTGA